In Pseudomonas sp. DNDY-54, a genomic segment contains:
- a CDS encoding murein hydrolase activator EnvC family protein, which produces MPRILLAFTLFCLLGSAMADERADARKQIEAARKDVAELQRLLKQIEQEKSAVQKQLQTTESEMGQLEKQVDSLQQEIDRSEAELERLNDEKTTLEGARIEQQRLIGIQARAAYQSGRQEYLKLLLNQQNPEKFSRSLTYYDYLSKARFEQVERFNETLSQLAKVEAGIEAQQAVLAEQQDGLQERRAQLAEVRKERQLALAKLDRDLSSRDQKLKARKQEQAQLERVLKTIEQTLARQAREAEQARQQALAQAREEQARQRQASGPDSTPSGPIASSAGGNFGGPFASAKGKLPWPVDGRLVARYGTPRGGDARTKWDGVLIGADVGTQVRAVHGGRVVFADWLRGAGLLVILDHGNGYLSLYGHNQSLLRDAGEIVKAGDPIATVGTSGGQESAALYFAIRQQGRPSDPAQWCRAQG; this is translated from the coding sequence ATGCCTCGTATTCTTCTCGCATTCACGCTTTTCTGTCTGCTGGGTTCGGCCATGGCGGACGAACGCGCCGACGCCCGCAAACAGATCGAGGCGGCACGCAAAGACGTGGCAGAGCTACAACGTCTGCTCAAGCAGATAGAACAAGAGAAATCTGCAGTCCAGAAGCAGCTGCAAACGACCGAAAGCGAGATGGGTCAGCTGGAAAAGCAGGTGGACTCGCTGCAACAGGAGATCGACCGCAGCGAAGCGGAGCTGGAACGCCTCAACGACGAGAAGACCACCCTCGAAGGCGCCCGCATTGAACAGCAGCGTCTGATCGGAATTCAGGCACGCGCGGCCTACCAGAGCGGTCGCCAGGAATACCTCAAGCTACTTCTCAACCAGCAGAATCCGGAGAAATTCAGTCGCTCCCTGACCTACTACGACTACCTCAGCAAGGCTCGTTTCGAGCAAGTTGAGCGTTTCAACGAAACCCTAAGCCAACTGGCCAAGGTCGAAGCCGGTATCGAAGCACAACAGGCAGTGCTCGCCGAGCAGCAGGATGGATTGCAGGAGCGCCGCGCCCAGCTGGCCGAGGTCCGCAAGGAACGTCAACTGGCGCTGGCCAAGCTTGACCGTGATCTCTCCAGTCGCGACCAGAAACTCAAGGCCCGCAAGCAAGAACAGGCACAGCTTGAGCGTGTCCTCAAAACCATTGAACAGACGCTTGCACGCCAAGCGCGTGAAGCCGAGCAGGCACGCCAGCAAGCACTGGCGCAGGCAAGGGAAGAACAGGCGCGCCAACGGCAAGCCAGTGGCCCAGACTCAACGCCGTCCGGCCCGATCGCTTCAAGCGCGGGCGGCAATTTTGGTGGCCCATTCGCCAGCGCGAAGGGCAAGCTACCCTGGCCGGTCGATGGACGGCTCGTCGCGCGCTACGGCACTCCACGCGGCGGAGACGCTCGAACCAAGTGGGACGGCGTGCTGATCGGCGCCGATGTCGGTACGCAGGTGCGTGCCGTGCATGGTGGACGCGTGGTATTTGCCGACTGGTTGCGTGGTGCCGGACTGCTGGTGATCCTTGATCACGGTAACGGTTACTTGAGCCTGTACGGGCACAACCAGAGCCTGCTGCGTGACGCGGGAGAAATCGTCAAGGCGGGTGATCCCATTGCTACTGTAGGAACCAGTGGCGGGCAGGAATCGGCCGCACTGTATTTCGCCATTCGCCAACAAGGTCGCCCAAGCGACCCGGCACAATGGTGTCGTGCGCAAGGATAA
- a CDS encoding S41 family peptidase gives MLHLRRFAHPSTLALTIMLGMYGSAWAQQPPPEVITEPVTLGTSSNKAPLPLDELRTFAEVLDRIKAAYVEPVDDKTLLENAIKGMLSNLDPHSAYLEPEAFAELQESTSGEFGGLGIEVGIEDGFIKVVSPIDDTPASKAGIEAGDLIVKIDGKPTKGMSMMDAVGMMRGKPGSDISLSLVREGGKPFTVKLTRAVIKVNSVKSQMLEPGYGYLRVTQFQINTGEEVGKALAQLRKENGKKLNGLVLDLRNNPGGVLQAAVEVSDHFLTDGLIVYTKGRIANSELRFNADPVDASEGVSLVVLINGGSASASEIVAGALQDQKRGVVMGTDSFGKGSVQTVLPLNNDRALKLTTALYYTPNGRSIQAQGIEPDIQVTRAKLTREQTVEGVREADLAGHLGNGNGGPERPTSTPIASDSPRPQDEDFQLGQALNLLKGLNLTRGQ, from the coding sequence ATGCTGCACCTGCGCCGTTTCGCCCACCCTTCCACCCTGGCCCTGACCATTATGCTGGGGATGTACGGTAGCGCCTGGGCGCAGCAACCGCCCCCAGAGGTGATAACGGAGCCCGTCACACTGGGCACCTCAAGCAACAAGGCGCCGCTGCCGCTAGACGAGCTGCGTACCTTTGCCGAGGTGCTGGACCGAATCAAGGCAGCGTATGTCGAGCCAGTCGACGACAAGACCCTACTCGAGAACGCCATCAAAGGCATGCTCAGCAATCTCGATCCCCATTCGGCCTATCTGGAGCCCGAAGCGTTTGCCGAGCTTCAGGAAAGCACCAGCGGCGAGTTTGGCGGCCTCGGGATTGAGGTCGGCATAGAAGACGGATTCATCAAGGTGGTCTCGCCTATCGATGACACACCGGCGTCCAAGGCCGGCATCGAGGCCGGCGATCTCATCGTCAAGATCGATGGCAAGCCAACCAAAGGCATGTCAATGATGGATGCGGTCGGCATGATGCGCGGCAAGCCAGGAAGCGACATTTCCCTCTCGCTGGTACGCGAGGGTGGCAAGCCATTCACGGTCAAGCTCACCCGGGCCGTGATCAAGGTCAATAGCGTCAAGAGCCAGATGCTCGAACCCGGCTATGGCTATCTGCGCGTCACCCAGTTCCAGATCAACACCGGTGAAGAAGTTGGCAAGGCACTGGCGCAGCTGCGTAAGGAGAATGGCAAAAAGCTCAACGGACTGGTGCTCGATCTGCGCAACAACCCCGGCGGTGTGCTGCAAGCCGCCGTGGAAGTGTCCGATCATTTCCTCACCGACGGCCTGATCGTCTATACGAAAGGGCGCATCGCCAATTCCGAACTGCGCTTCAATGCCGACCCGGTCGATGCCAGCGAAGGGGTTTCGCTGGTCGTACTGATCAATGGGGGCAGCGCCTCCGCTTCCGAGATTGTTGCCGGTGCCTTGCAGGATCAGAAGCGCGGCGTCGTGATGGGGACTGACAGTTTCGGCAAGGGCTCCGTACAGACCGTACTGCCGCTGAACAATGACCGTGCGCTTAAGCTCACCACGGCGCTCTACTACACGCCGAATGGCCGCTCCATCCAGGCGCAGGGCATCGAGCCGGACATTCAAGTGACACGCGCCAAGCTGACCCGTGAGCAAACCGTCGAAGGCGTTCGTGAAGCGGATCTTGCCGGTCACTTGGGCAACGGCAACGGCGGCCCGGAACGCCCTACCAGCACACCGATCGCCAGCGACTCGCCACGACCGCAAGACGAGGACTTCCAACTCGGCCAGGCGCTGAATCTGCTCAAGGGACTGAACCTCACCCGCGGCCAGTAG
- a CDS encoding divergent polysaccharide deacetylase family protein produces the protein MPKLAVVIDDLGQHSTLDARVLALPGPVGMAILPDSRHATTLAERASAAGKTVMLHLPMAPAGGPYAWHPRLGQVELLSRLNQALAKVPNASGVNNHMGSQMTDQRQSMGFLMSELQQRHLFFLDSRTNRETVAGASAQAIGLASVSRDVFLDNDPSPDAVAAQFQAALRLARMQGSAIIIGHPYPSTLALLEEQLPRLHAQGIDWIDLGQMIATRSNRAMAAHGADGIYRVSRQR, from the coding sequence ATGCCGAAGCTGGCGGTGGTGATCGATGATTTGGGGCAACATTCCACGTTGGATGCCCGTGTTCTGGCTTTACCCGGCCCCGTGGGCATGGCAATCCTTCCGGATAGCCGCCATGCCACCACGCTGGCCGAACGGGCCAGCGCTGCGGGCAAAACGGTCATGCTGCATCTGCCCATGGCGCCCGCCGGCGGTCCCTACGCCTGGCACCCACGGCTCGGGCAGGTCGAGCTTTTAAGCCGTCTGAACCAAGCGCTCGCGAAAGTCCCCAATGCCAGCGGCGTCAATAACCACATGGGCAGCCAGATGACTGATCAGCGCCAGTCGATGGGCTTTCTGATGAGCGAACTGCAGCAAAGGCACTTGTTCTTTCTCGACAGCCGAACTAATCGCGAAACGGTTGCCGGGGCCTCGGCGCAAGCGATCGGTCTGGCCAGTGTGTCACGCGATGTTTTCCTCGATAACGATCCCAGCCCCGACGCGGTAGCGGCCCAGTTCCAAGCAGCCTTGCGGCTGGCCCGCATGCAGGGTTCAGCGATTATCATCGGTCATCCTTATCCGAGCACTCTCGCGCTGCTTGAGGAGCAACTGCCACGCCTGCATGCCCAGGGGATCGACTGGATCGATCTCGGCCAGATGATCGCTACCCGAAGCAACCGTGCGATGGCTGCGCACGGTGCGGATGGCATCTACCGCGTCTCACGTCAGAGATAG
- a CDS encoding substrate-binding periplasmic protein has protein sequence MGRLITAVLLMLLATTARAALPDDYKMVLLTENFPPFNMAADGKNYAAEQNISGINADIAREMFKRAGISYSLTLRFPWERIYNQVLEQPNQGLFSTTYTPEREPLFKWVGPLASTGWVLLAPPGSPLRLSSLEQAGQYRIGAYKNDAVSQHLESKGFEPLNSLRDQENIGKLLKGQIDLWATTDPVGPYLAKQEGVAGLTTVLRFNDAQLFLALNKQTPDEVVTRLQKALNEMKADGAIDAIMRRYL, from the coding sequence ATGGGACGACTTATTACAGCTGTGTTGCTAATGCTGCTGGCGACGACGGCACGGGCAGCGCTGCCTGACGACTACAAGATGGTCTTGCTGACCGAGAACTTTCCACCTTTCAACATGGCGGCGGACGGCAAAAACTACGCCGCGGAACAGAACATCAGCGGGATCAATGCGGACATCGCCCGTGAGATGTTCAAGCGTGCAGGTATTTCCTACAGCCTGACGCTGCGTTTTCCCTGGGAGCGCATCTATAACCAGGTGCTGGAACAACCTAACCAGGGGCTCTTCTCAACAACCTATACGCCGGAGCGCGAACCGCTGTTCAAATGGGTCGGCCCGCTCGCCAGTACGGGTTGGGTCCTGCTGGCGCCACCCGGCAGCCCGTTGCGTTTGAGTTCATTAGAACAGGCGGGACAGTATCGAATCGGTGCGTACAAGAACGATGCGGTCAGCCAGCATCTTGAAAGCAAAGGTTTCGAACCGCTCAACTCACTGCGCGACCAGGAGAACATCGGCAAGCTGCTCAAAGGCCAGATAGACCTATGGGCGACGACCGATCCGGTAGGGCCCTACCTTGCCAAGCAGGAAGGCGTGGCTGGTCTCACCACCGTATTACGCTTCAACGACGCGCAGTTGTTTCTTGCCCTGAACAAGCAGACACCCGACGAGGTGGTGACACGGCTGCAAAAAGCTTTGAACGAGATGAAGGCCGACGGCGCCATCGACGCCATCATGCGTCGCTATCTCTGA